In Bacillota bacterium, the sequence GTGGATCAGGCAATTGAGTATATGGGCCTGGCAGATATCCAGCATAAGTATCTCCACCAGTTAAGCGGCGGCCAGCAGCAGCGAGCTTATATTGCCATGGTAATAGCCCAGGATACCGAGTATATCCTCTTGGACGAACCTTTAAACAACCTGGATATGAAGCACTCGGTGGAAATTATGAAAATGCTCCGCAGATTGGTGGCAGAGCTCGGCAAAACAGTCATTATCGTCATCCATGATATTAACTTTGCCTCCTGCTATTCTGACTATATTATTGCCATGAACGATGGTGTGGTGGTCAAAGTTGGCACGGCAAATGAGATCATCGATCAATCTCTTTTGACAGACATCTATGATCTTGATTTTCACATTGAAACTGTTAACAACAACCGCATCTGCATCTATTACTAAAAAATTATGGGGTGAATCTAATGCAAACAAAAAATAGAGTGGTACGCATGATCTTTGGTGTAGTATTTGCGCTGGTATTGGCGGCAGCAAGCTCGCCGGTGCTGGCAAAGGTAGAAGTCAAACATGAACTTGGGACAGCAGTCGTGGCGAAAAATCCTCAGACAGTTGTAGTTTTCGATTATGCAGCTCTTGATTCTTTAGATAATATGGGGATCGAAATTACTGGTCTGCCCAAAGCAAGTATTCCGGAGTACCTCTCCAAATTCAACGATAAAAAATATGTTGATGTAGGCACTCTTTTTGAACCAAACTTTGAAAAAATTTATGAGCTGAGACCGGATGTGATCTTTATCAGCACCCGCCAAGCCGAAGTGTATCCGGAACTAGCTCGGATTGCTCCAACTGTGTACCTAACCATTGATACTTCCGATTTCTTAGGCTCCTTTGCCGCTAACCTGCGGATCTTGGGCGAGATTTTCGAGCAGACAGAGTTTATCGAAGCAGAAATTGCAGGTATTGAGGAGGAGTTTGCTGCAGTAAATGCCAAGATCCAAGAGCTTGGAGCAAAGGGCCTTCTGATTATGGCTAATGACGGTGCTTTAAGCGCCTATGGACCTAACTCGCGCTTTGGTGTGCTCCATAAGGAATTTGGCTTCCCGCCAGCGGATCCGAATATTGAAGTTGCCAATCACGGGCAAAACATCTCCTTTGAGTATCTCGCCAGGATTAACCCTGATTACTTGTTTGTAATCGACCGGGCAGCCACTGTGGGCGGCAGCATTTCTGCTCAGCAGGTTTTAAACAACGATATTGTTAAATCTTTAAACGCTTATAAATCTGATCGGATCATTTACCTGACCTCCCAAGTTTGGTATGTAGCCTCCGGCGGATTAACCGGAACCAAGATCATGATTGAAGATATCAAGCAGGTATTTAAATAAAACACTGATAAAAACCGACCGGGAGCAGGAATTTACTTCTAACTGGCAAATATAATGATTTGAGTTTTGGTTAGTATCCCCTTGACGGAGAAATAATGAGGATATGGGCGCATTTGACTTGACAGTCAGAGCCAATCTTTGTATAATTTATGAGGTGAACAGCATGCAGATTAAGATTTCTGCTCTCAGTAAGGTCGGCAGTATGCTGACTTTTGAGGAAGTCGTTCCTGCTGAAAGTTTTCCGGATTTAATCCAGCTGGGTGAGTTTCATTCTCCCCTCGATATTCAAGTTACAGTAGTGAAGACTGAGTCCGGCTTTCTGGTATACGGGAGCGCTTCTGGCGATGTAACGCTGAGATGCTCTCGGTGTTTAGAGCCATTCGTATATCATGTTGAAGCAGAGTTTGATGATGAATTTGTACCCCAGTCAAGCATAAACAGCGAGCCTGAGTTTGCTGACCTGGGAGACGAAGTATCCACATATCAAGGTGATTATATCGACATTAAAGAGCTGATTACCGAATCGGTTCTCCTTGATGTACCAATGAAAGTCGTGTGCCGCGAAGACTGCAAAGGAATTTGTCCTGACTGCGGTCAAGCATTAAATGAAAAGACATGTCAGTGTAATCCACATAAGCCAGATCCTCGCTTGGCTGTATTAGCTGACTTGTTTAAGGAATAATAGCATGAGAGGAGGATGCAGCAATGGCAGTACCAAAGAGAAAGGTTTCGAAAAGAAGGGGTCGCAATCGCCGTGCCCACTGGAAGGTCAATCTTGTTAACAGCGTCGAATGTCCTCAATGTCATGAGCCCAGATTACCACATCGCGTATGCTCCAACTGCGGGTATTATAAAGGCCGTCAGGTTGTGGAAGTTAAAGCTGAGTAGTTTTTAACAGTGATAGAGAGAAATCTCTATCATTTTTTTTTGCCTTGGACTTTACAAACATCCTCTTTTTGGATATACTGATACTTGCTTAGTACCAGGTATTATTAGGAGGTCATGATAATGACATCCAATCGAGAACAGCGTCGCAGGCAGCTGCAGACTTTACTCAGCCAAGAACCATTTTTGACTGACCGCCAGATCGCAGAGCGGTTGGATGTCAGCGTTGCCACAGTCCGCTTGGATCGGATGGCTTTGGGAATTCCAGAGCTGAGGGAAAGAATCAAGACAGTAGCTAAGAAAAATTATTCCAAGGTGCGTGCCATGGAAGGGCACGAGGTGATCGGCGAGCTGATCGATCTCCACATCGGACAGCAGGCAATTTCGCTGTTGACTACGACCCAAGATATGACATTTAAGCGCACTGATATTCTCAGGGGCCATTACTTGTTTGCCCAGGCAAATTCTCTGGCAGTAGCACTGGTGGATGCAGAAGTCGCTTTAACTGCAGCGGCGAAAATTAACTATCTGCATCCGGTTCGCAGCGGGGAGCGGGTTGTGGCAAAAGCGGAGTTGATAAAAAAACAGGGTTCTCGGCACACTATAAGCGTTGACAGCCGGGTAAATCAGCGGGTTGTCTTTCGCGGTGAGTTTGAAATTGCTGCCTTGGACA encodes:
- the fapR gene encoding transcription factor FapR, which encodes MIMTSNREQRRRQLQTLLSQEPFLTDRQIAERLDVSVATVRLDRMALGIPELRERIKTVAKKNYSKVRAMEGHEVIGELIDLHIGQQAISLLTTTQDMTFKRTDILRGHYLFAQANSLAVALVDAEVALTAAAKINYLHPVRSGERVVAKAELIKKQGSRHTISVDSRVNQRVVFRGEFEIAALDNKESDSN
- the rpmF gene encoding 50S ribosomal protein L32, with protein sequence MAVPKRKVSKRRGRNRRAHWKVNLVNSVECPQCHEPRLPHRVCSNCGYYKGRQVVEVKAE
- a CDS encoding ATP-binding cassette domain-containing protein; protein product: MIEIRNVTKSYGDLKVVDEVCIRIPKGKITSLIGPNGAGKSTLLSIISRLISKDDGEVYIDQKELSDWDNRELAKKISILKQANHTDLRLTIRELVSFGRFPHCRGNLTKADWEQVDQAIEYMGLADIQHKYLHQLSGGQQQRAYIAMVIAQDTEYILLDEPLNNLDMKHSVEIMKMLRRLVAELGKTVIIVIHDINFASCYSDYIIAMNDGVVVKVGTANEIIDQSLLTDIYDLDFHIETVNNNRICIYY
- a CDS encoding siderophore ABC transporter substrate-binding protein; amino-acid sequence: MQTKNRVVRMIFGVVFALVLAAASSPVLAKVEVKHELGTAVVAKNPQTVVVFDYAALDSLDNMGIEITGLPKASIPEYLSKFNDKKYVDVGTLFEPNFEKIYELRPDVIFISTRQAEVYPELARIAPTVYLTIDTSDFLGSFAANLRILGEIFEQTEFIEAEIAGIEEEFAAVNAKIQELGAKGLLIMANDGALSAYGPNSRFGVLHKEFGFPPADPNIEVANHGQNISFEYLARINPDYLFVIDRAATVGGSISAQQVLNNDIVKSLNAYKSDRIIYLTSQVWYVASGGLTGTKIMIEDIKQVFK
- a CDS encoding DUF177 domain-containing protein; translation: MQIKISALSKVGSMLTFEEVVPAESFPDLIQLGEFHSPLDIQVTVVKTESGFLVYGSASGDVTLRCSRCLEPFVYHVEAEFDDEFVPQSSINSEPEFADLGDEVSTYQGDYIDIKELITESVLLDVPMKVVCREDCKGICPDCGQALNEKTCQCNPHKPDPRLAVLADLFKE